One Torulaspora globosa chromosome 5, complete sequence DNA window includes the following coding sequences:
- the TRA1 gene encoding histone acetyltransferase TRA1 (ancestral locus Anc_5.402) produces the protein MFRSDMSYSEQIDQLASKFGDEHVTLEERHAAISELCDVLEFLNTPDNYQSFFKAVIPTVVKQLEVVPASFDLGSSEHKLRNSMFTVLNRCPMNQALEPYVPSLMEVLLASLPKENEENGVLCMKILTSLFKSFKALLQNQVEQFIQIIVQIYKNSPESVRQAFDENSSETVNFEDDEMKDDDQLLNADIEADDRDLNGRPKADDVGKHSKSTLYSFKVLSECPITMVTLYSSYKQLTSTSLPQFTPLVMDLLNMQVPQQQRAREEAEARGKRFTSVSPDIKSRAVYCEFILAQIKATSFLAYVFIRGYASDFLQSYVGFIPDLIIRLLQDCPSELSSARKELLHATRHILSTNYKRLFLPKLDYLFDENVLIGSGFTTHETLRPLAYSTVADFVHNVRAELQLDDIEKTIQMYTGYLLDQSLALTVQIMSAKLLLNLVERILKLGKENPQEAPRAKKLLMIIVDAYMNRFKALNSQYNTIMKYHKKYEQNKEANTNHVQQAAVADNQETEKFMREVLHFNNENAGLPDTRSRLRKTDDEDSGEEMSSIEFFDIKNYAPLLLTSVSTSDPIKDAFYLYRTLMSFLKTIIHDLKVFNPPPAEYTINNPKLWASVSRVFSYEEVMVFKDLFHECIVGLRFFSSNTEKPNIPVKKHFDITMPSLPVSATKDGRELMDYLAFMFMQMDSSTFNEIIESEMEFMYQSMLDDSALLHIAQSFLTSEITSPNFAGILLRFLKSKLKELGNVDFNKSNILIRLFKLSFMSVNLFPNLNEIVLLPHLNDLILNSLNYATSAEEPLVYFYLIRTLFRSIGGGRFENLYRSIKPILQVLLQSLNGMILTARLPHERELYVELCITVPVRLSVLAPFLPYLMKPLVYALQGYPDLVSQGLRTLELCIDNLTAEYFDPIVEPVVEDVTKALFKLLKPQPFNHTISHTTVRILGKLGGRNRRFLKPATDLKTKDELDVEINALFKINNMADEVPLSVTPGIEAALNIMEDYRLDLTYKKSAYKYLTSVLLLLIKSSAQFPDNYAILVETAVKICSLDKIEVQPNFTPEHMRDKKRFSTQESLIIDLLQMVFFSVSIPELKDDAIQLINQLTDHFCLLQVNDTLIRKRNYSSMFNIDLKQPNVMINSKIFVKAVSHSLSSYISDVREVAVDVIKKIYEKSRLIYGEDLLYHHSFVVDLIKAFIHHCYEEAFYGKRAGVLGMKTLVEEIEISEEFLKRTQFELVDGLLFVLKDTPLQSPAIITEDAENLMLSITKKTFHDVKEETLDSKIVQNTLTDIVCELSNANPKVRKACQRCLSTISETTSIPIVRLMDHSKNFLLSPIFAKPLRALPFAMQIGNVDAVTYCLGLPDTFLRFNEELFRLLQEAIVLADAEDESLSTIQRATEYRTSEQLVQLRVACIKLLAFALKNEEFSAAQQGNIRFRILAVFFKTMLKTSPEIINTTYQALKDVLAENSKLPKELLQNGLKPMLMNLSDHQKLTVPGLEALSKLLELLIAYFKVEIGRKLLDHMNAWCRIEVLDTLFGHDIIEQMPTKIIVQIINVFHLLPPQADMFLNDLLLKVMLLERKLRLQMDSPFRAPLAKYLNRFHGPVIEYVKKNMGLRQLILFMCSILQKPEAKDLADVFEKELGNFYDHYIESISTNQVRVVSFFANMVDMFSTMVKIRGTQWLKDKRDMVFKLKEMLNLTLSTIKESNFYIDHLQLNQAVKQYQEIYLRFISFYPEEKELLLDFIEFLFANDIKLSHSLPSYIFDNIIRTPSKKQQEAYLIACVKFVLSDRVLNAQVFVLQNIVNATLIYEGVQNNNLARFGGEQKPEWLEILHSKAWNSSNQTLLNNVAGECDAYRFELLQLSAVFIKWGPELISDFKKDIIKLNWHFIKLKDVLVKQAAYLTISLFISKFDFPIKVVMQVFVAILRCSQAEARHLARQSLDVLAPVLHRRMQDFDTPNAWINWVKRVLFENSSGQNNSLYQFLINHPDLLYPSRGLFMSHIILYMSKVTFMSNNTPDNHTLAIDLGSLVLRWEAKALEDRKPAEKLSNQDVDMTGEHDPAIDHNPSDNAKELSAYSVPMNLRETCIAFLIRYLCSSNHRASETDLGLRALNILSELLSDKHWSNVNVKLFYFEKFLMYQDLGSENILFYCMNALDVLHVFFQNKSAAWIIENLTTIQNLLEKCLRVDHHDIQEALQKVLTVILKAIKAEEIINKAEEENPGKTFMKLLVTTVEQDLQGTSSVAAGVMLVWTLFMVFPQSVDPLLGLIMKTFSKLCKDHLSISQPKDASGVEEARITTGLLEKVLCLLSLKVSVLGDSRRPFLSTVALLIDRSMDQNFLRKIVTIARNWVFNNEIFPTVKEKAAILTKMLAFEVRGEPSLSKMFYEIILDLFDQKQFTNTEITVRMEQPFLVGTRVKDETIRRKFMAILDSSLERDIKERLYYVLRDQNWEFIADYPWLNQALQLLYGSFVKSHSLTLIDVYDLSGPKIIHEFLPDDVDVPPESAHPHLSSFINEHVDTFGRVCEVKAADIIEPLIELFYQDSNAIHRAWVSVFPQAYKCIPRNEKYGFVRSLITLLSKQYHSRQVAAKNNVVSMLLDSISRVDSLELPPHLVKYLAISNNSWYQCIKILESAPFNTSIDNSKILEANEDALLELYINLQEEDMFHGLWRRRAKYTETNVALSYEQVGLWDKAQQLYEVAQVKARSGALPYSEVEYALWEDNWIICAEKLQNWDILTELAKHEGFTDLLLECGWRVADWSADREALEQSVKSVMDVPTPRRQMFETFLALQNFADTRKGDQEVRRLCDEGIQLSLHKWASLPERFTPAHKWLLHGFQQYIEFLEATQVYANLHTTTVQNLDAKAQEVKRVLQAWRDRLPNIWDDVNMWNDLVTWRQHAFQVINNAYLPLIPALQQSSSNSNVNTHAYRGYHEIAWVINRFAHVARKHNMPDVCISQLARIYTLPNIEIQEAFLKLREQAKCHYQNMNELTTGLDVISNTNLVYFGTVQKAEFFTLKGMFLSKLRAHDEANQAFATAVQIDLNLAKAWAQWGFFNDRRLSEEPNNTSFASNAISCYLQAAGLYKNAKTRKLLCRILWLISMDDPSGSSANAFESFRGEVPVWYWITFIPQLLTSLSHKEANLVRQILIRIAKSYPQALHFQLRTTKEDFAVIQRQTLAVMGEKGDSQFQNGSQNGGPRQPWEYLQELNNILKTAYPLLALSLESLVAQINERFKSSTDEDLFRLINVLLIDGTFNYNRLPFPRSNPKLPANTETNLIRFSETLLAPHIRPKFNADFIDSKPDFETYIKRLRYWRKRLENKLDRAPKVENLERLCPHLSNFHHQKFEDIEIPGQYLLNKDNNMHFAKIARFLPEVDFVRGTHSSYRRLTIRGSDGALHHFAVQYPSVRHSRREERMSQLFRLFNRSLSKNVQTRSRDIEFTLPIAVPLSPQVRIMNDNPACETLHQIYDQYCAKNNMDPDTVQDFVNEQLNIAHDKALPPPDLTVVKVEIFSSIQSMFLPTTVLVDYFMALFDQFEDFWLFRKQFASHYGAFVFMTYMMMINNRTPHKIHVDKRSGNVFTLEMLPSRYPYERVKPLLKNTDLNLPPDAPIFHNNEPVPFRLTPNIQKLIGDSALEGIFSIDIFVISRALMEPDNELNTYLTLFIRDEVISWFSNLHRPIAENPQLREMVQANVDLIIRKVAQLGHLSSNPAVTTQFILDCISSAVNPRNLAKSDLSYLPWF, from the coding sequence ATGTTTAGATCGGATATGTCATATTCCGAGCAGATAGATCAGTTGGCATCGAAATTTGGCGATGAGCATGTTACACTTGAAGAGAGACATGCTGCAATTTCAGAATTGTGTGATGTGCTGGAGTTTTTGAACACTCCAGATAACTATCAATCCTTTTTTAAGGCAGTCATACCGACAGTGGTTAAACAGCTGGAAGTAGTTCCTGCGTCTTTTGACCTAGGATCTTCCGAACATAAGCTTAGGAACTCGATGTTTACTGTTTTGAACAGATGTCCCATGAATCAGGCACTAGAGCCTTACGTACCAAGCCTAATGGAGGTTCTTTTGGCAAGCTTACCcaaggaaaatgaagaaaacgGAGTACTTTGCATGAAGATTCTTACCTCgctcttcaaatcattCAAAGCTCTACTGCAAAATCAGGTAGAGCAATTCATCCAAATAATAGTTCAGATTTACAAGAATTCGCCGGAGTCGGTAAGACAGGCTTTTGATGAGAATAGCAGCGAAACGGTGAATtttgaagacgatgagatgaaggaCGACGATCAGCTGCTGAATGCAGATATTGAAGCGGATGATAGGGACTTAAACGGGAGACCCAAAGCAGACGATGTTGGCAAGCATTCAAAATCCACGTTGTACTCTTTTAAAGTTCTGTCAGAGTGTCCAATCACCATGGTAACCCTCTATTCTTCTTACAAGCAACTTACAAGCACTTCGTTGCCCCAATTCACACCACTTGTCATGGATCTTTTGAACATGCAGGTCCCACAACAGcaaagagctcgagaagaagcagaggcGAGAGGTAAAAGATTTACGTCGGTGTCACCGGACATCAAGAGCAGAGCGGTTTACTGTGAGTTCATATTGGCACAAATTAAGGCtacttcttttcttgcctACGTTTTCATCAGAGGTTACGCctcagattttcttcagagctACGTCGGATTCATACCCGACCTCATAATACGACTGCTGCAAGACTGTCCTTCCGAGCTTTCCTCTGCcagaaaagagcttctCCATGCCACGAGGCACATATTGTCTACCAACTACAAAAGACTCTTCCTGCCTAAACTGGACTACCTGTTCGATGAGAATGTGTTGATAGGTTCAGGATTCACTACCCACGAAACATTACGGCCTCTTGCCTACAGTACCGTCGCAGATTTTGTCCATAATGTACGAGCTGAACTGCAGTTAGACGACATTGAGAAAACGATACAGATGTACACCGGCTACCTACTGGATCAATCATTGGCCCTAACCGTGCAAATAATGAGTGCTAAATTACTGTTAAACTTGGTAGAAAGAATTTTGAAACTGGGCAAAGAAAATCCGCAGGAGGCAccaagagcaaagaaaCTTCTAATGATAATTGTTGATGCTTATATGAACAGGTTCAAAGCCCTCAACAGTCAATATAACACCATAATGAAGTATCACAAAAAGTATGAGCAGAACAAGGAGGCAAATACGAATCACGTCCAGCAGGCTGCTGTGGCAGATAatcaagaaactgaaaaatttatGAGGGAGGTTCTACATTTTAATAACGAGAATGCCGGCTTGCCAGACACTAGAAGTAGGCTGCGCAAAACAGACGATGAGGATTCTGGGGAGGAAATGTCCTCGATTGAATTTTTTGACATCAAAAATTATGCCCCCCTGCTTCTTACTTCTGTAAGCACTAGCGATCCCATAAAGGACGCCTTTTACCTCTACCGTACCCTTATGTCTTTTCTGAAAACCATCATTCACGATCTGAAGGTCTTTAACCCACCGCCTGCTGAATATACCATTAACAACCCCAAACTCTGGGCATCCGTCTCAAGAGTATTCTCCTATGAAGAGGTAATGGTCTTTAAAGATCTTTTCCATGAATGCATAGTTGGCTTGAGGTTTTTTTCCAGTAATACCGAGAAGCCCAATATTCCTgtgaagaagcatttcgACATAACAATGCCTAGTTTGCCGGTTTCTGCCACAAAAGATGGAAGAGAACTGATGGATTATCTGGCGTTCATGTTCATGCAAATGGATAGTTCAACTTTTAACGAAATCATAGAATCCGAGATGGAATTCATGTACCAGAGTATGCTCGACGATTCGGCGCTTCTTCATATAGCTCAGTCATTCCTCACAAGTGAGATTACATCACCAAATTTCGCAGGTATCCTATTGCggttcttgaagtccaAACTCAAGGAACTTGGCAATGTCGATTTTAACAAGTCAAACATTTTGATTCGgcttttcaagctctcttTTATGTCCGTCAATCTCTTCCCAAATTTGAACGAAATTGTATTATTACCACATCTCAATGACCTAATTTTAAACTCTTTAAACTATGCAACATCCGCGGAAGAGCCATTGGTGTATTTTTATCTCATCAGGACGCTGTTTAGGAGTATTGGCGGTGGCCGATTCGAGAATCTTTACCGCTCTATTAAGCCAATTCTACAGGTGCTTCTGCAGTCTTTGAACGGAATGATCCTTACAGCTCGCTTACCTCATGAACGAGAGCTTTACGTGGAACTTTGCATCACTGTCCCCGTACGTTTAAGCGTACTTGCTCCATTTCTTCCATACCTAATGAAGCCTTTAGTTTATGCCTTGCAGGGCTATCCAGACTTGGTTTCTCAAGGCCTGCGAACACTCGAGCTCTGTATTGACAACCTGACTGCTGAATATTTTGACCCTATAGTGGAACCCGTGGTGGAGGATGTTACGAAGGCTCTATTTAAGTTGTTAAAGCCGCAGCCGTTCAATCATACCATCAGCCACACTACTGTTAGAATCTTAGGCAAGCTTGGAGGCCGTAACCGTCGCTTCCTGAAACCAGCAACTGATCTGAAGACAaaagatgagcttgatgTGGAGATCAATgctctcttcaaaattaACAACATGGCAGATGAGGTTCCTTTGTCTGTTACACCCGGTATTGAAGCAGCTCTCAATATCATGGAGGATTATAGGCTGGATCTCACCTACAAGAAGAGTGCTTATAAATACTTAACTTCCGTTCTTTTACTCCTGATCAAGTCCTCAGCTCAATTTCCAGATAACTACGCAATATTGGTAGAGACAGCTGTCAAGATTTGCTCGCTTGATAAAATTGAAGTCCAACCAAATTTTACGCCTGAGCACATGAGAGATAAGAAAAGGTTTTCAACCCAAGAAAGTTTGATCATCGATTTATTACAGATGGTCTTTTTTTCGGTTTCAATACCGGAGCTTAAGGACGATGCCATCCAGCTAATAAACCAATTAACTGATCATTTTTGCTTATTGCAAGTGAACGATACATTAATTCGAAAGAGGAATTACAGCAGTATGTTCAACATTGATCTGAAGCAGCCGAATGTTATGATCAATAGTAAAATTTTCGTCAAAGCTGTCTCTCATTCTCTGTCGAGTTACATATCGGATGTCAGAGAAGTGGCTGTAGATGTCATCAAAAAGATTTACGAAAAAAGCAGGTTAATATATGGGGAGGATCTTCTTTACCATCACTCTTTCGTGGTCGATCTGATCAAAGCCTTTATTCACCATTGTTATGAGGAAGCATTTTACGGTAAGCGCGCGGGCGTTTTAGGTATGAAAACACtggttgaagagattgaaattTCCGaggagtttttgaagcGCACTCAATTTGAGTTGGTAGACGGCCTTCTGTTTGTTTTGAAGGATACGCCTCTGCAGTCTCCAGCTATCATAACTGAAGATGCGGAGAATCTTATGTTAAGTATTACCAAGAAGACATTTCACGACGTCAAAGAGGAAACTCTCGATTCAAAAATTGTTCAAAATACTCTGACTGACATTGTTTGTGAATTAAGCAATGCGAATCCCAAAGTCAGAAAGGCGTGTCAGAGATGTCTGTCAACTATATCAGAGACCACATCGATTCCAATCGTCAGGCTAATGGATCATTCTAAAAACTTTCTGCTGTCTCCTATCTTTGCCAAACCGTTACGAGCTTTACCGTTCGCCATGCAGATTGGTAACGTGGACGCAGTGACGTATTGCTTGGGTTTACCGGATACCTTCTTAAGGTTTAACGAAGAATTGTTCCGCTTGCTCCAAGAAGCCATAGTCCTAGCAGATGCTGAGGACGAATCACTTTCAACAATCCAAAGAGCCACCGAATACCGAACTTCAGAGCAGTTAGTTCAACTGAGAGTAGCCTgcatcaagcttcttgCATTTGCCttgaagaacgaagaattttctgctgctcaaCAAGGAAATATACGGTTCCGCATATTAgctgttttcttcaaaacaaTGCTTAAGACATCCCCCGAAATAATCAACACGACTTATCAAGCCCTAAAAGACGTACTGGCTGAGAATTCTAAACTACCGAAAGAACTTTTGCAAAACGGCTTGAAGCCTATGCTAATGAACCTTTCCGATCATCAGAAGTTAACGGTCCCTGGTTTGGAAGCCTTGTCGAAGCTTTTGGAGCTCCTTATCGCATATTTCAAGGTTGAAATAGGAAGGAAGTTGCTGGATCACATGAATGCATGGTGTAGAATTGAAGTCTTGGATACTTTGTTCGGCCATGACATTATAGAACAAATGCCGACCAAGATCATAGTTCAAATCATAAATGTGTTCCATTTATTACCTCCGCAGGCGGACATGTTTTTAAATGATCTGCTACTCAAAGTCATGCTTTTGGAGAGGAAACTGCGCCTTCAAATGGACTCTCCATTCCGCGCTCCGTTGGCTAAATATTTGAACAGATTTCATGGTCCAGTCATTGAGTATGTCAAGAAAAATATGGGCTTACGGCAACTTATTCTGTTTATGTGCAGCATATTACAAAAGCCTGAAGCCAAGGATCTCGCTGACGTgtttgaaaaagagctggGGAATTTCTACGACCACTACATTGAGAGCATTTCTACCAATCAGGTCAGGGTAGTGAGCTTTTTCGCGAATATGGTTGACATGTTCTCGACCATGGTCAAAATCAGAGGTACACAGTGGCTAAAAGACAAGAGGGATATGGTtttcaagctgaaagaaATGTTAAACTTAACTTTGAGCACAATCAAGGAGAGCAATTTTTACattgatcatcttcaacttaACCAGGCAGTCAAGCAATATCAAGAGATTTATTTGAGATTTATCAGCTTCTATCCCGAAGAAAAAGAATTACTGTTAGACTTCATTGAGTTCTTGTTCGCAAATGACATTAAGCTGTCGCATTCACTTCCGTCATACATCTTTGACAATATAATAAGAACTCCAAGTAAGAAACAGCAAGAAGCATATTTGATCGCTTGTGTTAAGTTTGTCCTAAGCGACAGGGTTCTGAACGCTCAGGTCTTCGTTTTGCAAAATATCGTAAATGCTACGCTTATTTACGAGGGAGTTCAAAATAACAACTTAGCTCGTTTTGGAGGGGAGCAGAAACCCGAATGGCTAGAAATTCTTCATAGCAAGGCTTGGAATAGCTCCAACCAAACTCTACTCAATAATGTGGCCGGAGAATGTGACGCATATCGTTTCGAACTACTGCAATTGTCTGCAGTCTTTATCAAATGGGGCCCTGAGCTCATAAGTGACTTTAAAAAAgatatcatcaaacttAACTGGCATTTCATCAAACTAAAAGATGTTCTGGTCAAACAGGCAGCTTACTTGACAATATCGCTCTTCATTTCCAAGTTTGATTTTCCAATTAAAGTCGTGATGCAGGTGTTTGTTGCAATACTAAGATGCTCGCAAGCAGAAGCTCGTCATTTAGCGCGCCAATCGCTGGATGTCCTAGCGCCTGTTTTGCACAGGCGCATGCAAGATTTTGACACACCCAATGCTTGGATAAACTGGGTTAAAAGAGTCTTATTTGAGAATAGCTCAGGTCAAAACAACAGCTTATATCAGTTTTTGATCAATCACCCAGACTTACTTTATCCGTCTCGCGGCCTGTTTATGTCTCATATCATTCTCTACATGAGTAAAGTCACATTCATGTCTAACAATACGCCTGATAATCATACGCTTGCGATAGACTTAGGCTCGCTGGTTCTTCGCTGGGAAGCTAAGGCTTTGGAAGATCGCAAACCTGCGGAGAAGTTGAGCAACCAAGATGTGGACATGACCGGAGAACATGATCCGGCAATAGATCATAATCCTTCCGATAATGCCAAGGAGCTGTCAGCTTATTCAGTACCAATGAATCTTCGGGAAACTTGCATAGCTTTTCTGATCCGGTACCTTTGCTCGAGTAACCACAGAGCCTCCGAGACAGATTTAGGATTGCGAGCATTGAATATCTTGTCTGAACTTTTATCTGACAAGCACTGGTCCAACGTCAATGTGAAATTGTTCTACTTcgagaagttcttgatgtaTCAAGACCTGGGTTCGGAGAACATACTATTTTACTGCATGAATGCACTAGATGTGCTTCATGTATTTTTCCAGAATAAGTCTGCTGCATGGATCATTGAAAATTTGACCACCATCCAGAACCTCCTCGAAAAATGCTTGCGGGTTGATCACCATGACATTCAAGAGGCATTGCAAAAGGTGCTAACCGTAATTCTCAAAGCGATCAAAGCAGAGGAGATAATTAACaaagctgaggaagaaaatccagGAAAGACCTTTATGAAATTATTAGTTACCACCGTTGAACAAGACTTACAAGGTACATCGTCGGTGGCTGCTGGTGTCATGTTGGTATGGACTTTGTTTATGGTCTTTCCCCAGAGCGTAGACCCGCTCCTGGGACTAATCATGAAGACTTTCAGTAAGCTCTGCAAAGATCACTTAAGCATTTCCCAACCGAAGGATGCCAGCGGTGTCGAAGAGGCAAGAATTACAACTGGGCTCCTTGAGAAAGTTCTTTGTTTACTTTCCTTGAAAGTCTCAGTTTTAGGAGATTCCCGTCGCCCCTTTCTGTCGACAGTAGCGCTTCTGATCGACCGTTCTATGGATCAGAACTTTTTGAGGAAGATCGTCACCATTGCTAGGAATTGGGTTTTCAACAACGAAATCTTCCCTACAGTCAAGGAAAAGGCGGCAATATTAACCAAGATGCTAGCATTTGAGGTGAGGGGCGAGCCATCTCTTTCCAAAATGTTCTATGAAATCATTCTAGATTTGTTCGATCAGAAGCAGTTTACCAACACTGAAATTACTGTAAGAATGGAACAACCATTTTTAGTCGGTACAAGGGTGAAAGACGAAACCATAAGGAGGAAGTTTATGGCGATCCTGGATAGCAGCTTAGAAAGGGATATCAAAGAACGCTTGTACTACGTCTTAAGAGACCAGAATTGGGAGTTTATTGCCGATTACCCCTGGTTGAATCAAGCCCTGCAGCTATTATACGGATCATTTGTCAAATCGCATTCTTTAACGCTCATTGACGTTTATGATTTATCTGGCCCGAAAATCATACATGAATTTTTACCAGACGATGTTGATGTTCCACCGGAATCTGCACATCCTCACCTATCGTCTTTCATCAACGAACACGTCGACACGTTTGGACGCGTCTGTGAAGTTAAAGCTGCAGATATCATTGAGCCATTGATAGAGCTATTTTATCAGGATTCCAATGCCATCCACAGAGCCTGGGTGAGCGTGTTCCCCCAAGCGTACAAATGTATCCCAAGAAATGAGAAGTATGGATTTGTCCGGTCTTTAATTACGCTTTTATCCAAGCAATATCACTCCAGACAAGTTGCTGCAAAAAATAACGTAGTGAGTATGCTATTGGACTCAATTAGCAGGGTAGATTCTTTAGAGCTACCACCGCACTTAGTGAAATATTTGGCAATTTCCAATAATTCGTGGTATCAATGTATTAAAATCCTCGAGTCGGCGCCTTTTAATACATCAATTGATAACTCTAAAATCCTGGAGGCTAATGAGGATGCTTTATTAGAGCTTTATATCAACTTACAGGAAGAGGACATGTTCCACGGGTTATGGAGAAGGAGGGCTAAATATACTGAGACCAACGTTGCACTGTCATACGAACAAGTGGGTTTATGGGACAAAGCTCAGCAACTATACGAAGTCGCCCAGGTTAAAGCTAGAAGCGGTGCATTGCCATATTCGGAAGTTGAGTATGCCCTCTGGGAAGATAACTGGATAATATGCGCcgaaaagcttcaaaattgGGATATACTAACAGAGCTAGCAAAACATGAAGGTTTTACAGATTTGCTCCTCGAGTGTGGATGGCGAGTGGCTGATTGGAGCGCTGATAGAGAAGCTCTTGAACAGTCTGTTAAAAGCGTCATGGATGTTCCGACGCCTCGTAGGCAGATGTTTGAAACCTTCTTGGCCCTACAAAATTTTGCGGACACCCGCAAGGGTGATCAAGAGGTTCGAAGACTTTGCGATGAGGGAATCCAGTTAAGCCTGCACAAATGGGCATCATTACCTGAAAGGTTCACACCGGCTCATAAATGGCTCTTGCATGGCTTTCAACAGTATATTGAGTTCTTAGAAGCCACTCAGGTCTACGCTAATCTACACACAACTACGGTTCAAAACTTGGATGCTAAAGCTCAAGAAGTCAAGCGGGTTTTACAGGCTTGGAGGGACAGGTTGCCTAACATCTGGGATGACGTCAATATGTGGAACGACCTAGTAACTTGGAGACAGCATGCTTTTCAGGTCATAAACAATGCCTATCTACCATTAATCCCAGCCCTACAGCAATCAAGCAGTAATAGCAACGTTAATACCCATGCCTATAGAGGATACCACGAAATCGCATGGGTAATCAATCGTTTTGCGCATGTCGCTCGAAAACACAATATGCCCGATGTCTGTATCAGTCAACTGGCAAGAATCTATACATTACCAAACATCGAGATTCAGGAAGCATTCCTCAAACTGCGCGAACAAGCAAAATGCCACTACCAAAATATGAATGAGCTAACAACAGGCTTGGACGTCATTAGCAACACAAACTTAGTGTACTTCGGCACCGTCCAGAAGGCcgaatttttcactctGAAAGGTATGtttttatcaaaattgaGAGCGCATGATGAGGCAAATCAAGCCTTCGCTACCGCTGTACAAATTGACCTGAACTTGGCCAAAGCTTGGGCCCAATGGGGCTTTTTTAATGATCGCCGTCTTTCGGAGGAACCCAATAACACTAGCTTCGCTAGTAATGCTATCAGTTGCTATTTGCAGGCTGCAGGTCTGTACAAGAATGCCAAGACCCGGAAGCTACTTTGTAGAATTTTATGGCTGATAAGTATGGATGATCCATCGGGCTCATCAGCTAATGCCTTTGAGTCTTTCCGTGGGGAGGTACCAGTTTGGTATTGGATAACATTCATTCCGCAGCTTTTGACATCACTTTCTCACAAAGAAGCGAACCTAGTTCGACAAATATTAATCCGCATTGCTAAAAGCTATCCTCAGGCCTTGCATTTCCAACTGCGCACTACCAAGGAGGATTTTGCGGTAATACAGAGACAAACCTTGGCAGTAATGGGTGAAAAGGGTGACAGTCAGTTCCAAAATGGCTCGCAGAACGGTGGTCCACGTCAACCCTGGGAGTATCTACAAGAGTTGAATAATATTCTCAAGACGGCTTATCCTTTACTTGCTTTATCTCTAGAGTCGCTAGTGGCACAAATTAATGAGCGTTTCAAGTCCAGTACAGATGAGGATCTTTTCAGGCTCATAAATGTGCTCCTGATTGATGGAACTTTCAATTACAATCGGTTGCCGTTCCCTAGAAGCAATCCAAAACTTCCTGCTAATACGGAGACAAATTTAATAAGATTCTCGGAGACGCTTTTGGCACCACATATTCGGCCAAAGTTCAATGCTGATTTTATTGATAGCAAGCCAGACTTCGAAACTTACATCAAGAGATTAAGATACTGGCGGAAGCGCTTAGAGAATAAACTTGATAGAGCGCCTAAAGTTGAAAACTTGGAGAGATTGTGTCCCCACTTGAGTAACTTCCATCATCAGAAGTTTGAGGATATTGAAATACCGGGACAATatctgttgaacaaagaTAATAACATGCattttgccaagattgCACGTTTTCTACCTGAGGTAGATTTTGTTCGCGGTACTCATTCATCTTACAGAAGGTTGACTATTCGTGGTAGCGATGGTGCCCTGCATCACTTTGCTGTTCAGTACCCATCTGTACGGCATTCAAGGCGCGAAGAGAGGATGTCTCAGCTGTTTAGACTATTCAACAGATCTTTGTCGAAAAATGTTCAAACCAGGAGCCGTGACATTGAGTTCACCTTGCCTATTGCTGTACCATTATCTCCTCAGGTCCGAATAATGAATGACAACCCGGCTTGTGAAACTTTGCATCAGATTTATGATCAGTACTGCGCAAAGAACAATATGGATCCAGACactgttcaagattttGTCAATGAGCAACTGAACATAGCACATGACAAGGCGCTACCTCCGCCAGACCTAACTGTTGTGAAGGTCGAGATATTTAGCTCCATTCAGTCAATGTTTTTGCCAACTACAGTTTTGGTCGATTATTTTATGGCTCTTTTCGATCAATTTGAGGATTTCTGGCTCTTCAGAAAACAATTTGCCTCTCATTATGGTGCTTTTGTTTTCATGACATAtatgatgatgatcaatAACCGAACCCCCCATAAGATCCACGTCGATAAGAGATCAGGGAATGTCTTCACATTAGAAATGCTCCCTTCAAGATATCCATATGAAAGAGTGAAACccttgctgaagaatacGGATTTGAACCTACCTCCTGATGCCCCGATATTCCACAACAATGAACCTGTACCTTTCAGACTTACTCCGAACATTCAAAAGCTGATTGGAGATTCTGCTTTGGAAGGTATATTCTCCATCGATATATTTGTTATTTCAAGGGCACTGATGGAGCCAGATAATGAACTGAATACCTACTTGACACTTTTTATTCGCGATGAAGTGATATCATGGTTTAGCAATCTACACCGCCCAATAGCCGAAAATCCTCAATTGAGAGAGATGGTACAAGCCAACGTAGACTTGATCATAAGAAAAGTTGCTCAGTTGGGTCATTTGAGCTCGAATCCGGCCGTTACTACGCAGTTCATTCTGGACTGCATCAGCTCGGCTGTTaatccaagaaatctgGCCAAGTCTGATCTCAGTTACCTTCCATGGTTTTAG